Proteins encoded by one window of Orbaceae bacterium BiB:
- a CDS encoding GTP-binding protein, whose protein sequence is MTTQHLLPVTILTGFLGAGKTTLINYLLNHNQHEKILIIENEFGAVNVDSGLLKKDDNIEIVEMTNGCICCSVQGELTEALHKLHQKRLEGQVEFDRLIIETTGLADPAPILQTFFIDDLIRETIQLDAVITLVDSEHILKQLDEHRVASSQIGFADRIILTKADRINEQQKQAVLDRINKINQKALIFEAIQGQIPKQEWLDIHAFDLSDELELNKGFFVIDTSKQLMADFKPFSVNNTKQSWNDDICSYVFEAGELDLKKIGSFTEQLIEHYGNDMLRYKGVLAIKDQPQRLIVQGVHKVVGFDYGAPWQSANERISRFVIISRKLPFEQLEKEFLATIAD, encoded by the coding sequence ATGACGACACAACATCTATTACCTGTTACAATTTTAACTGGTTTTTTAGGCGCCGGTAAAACGACGTTGATTAACTATTTACTTAATCATAATCAACATGAAAAAATCTTAATCATTGAAAATGAGTTTGGTGCAGTTAATGTTGATAGTGGCCTATTAAAAAAAGATGACAATATTGAAATTGTTGAGATGACTAACGGATGTATCTGTTGTAGTGTACAAGGCGAGTTAACCGAAGCGTTGCACAAATTACATCAAAAACGTTTAGAAGGTCAAGTTGAGTTTGACCGTTTAATTATTGAAACGACCGGACTGGCAGATCCTGCACCAATTTTACAAACCTTTTTTATCGATGATTTAATTCGCGAAACGATTCAACTTGATGCTGTGATTACGTTAGTCGATAGCGAGCATATCCTTAAACAGCTCGATGAACATCGTGTTGCTTCTTCACAAATTGGTTTTGCAGATCGTATTATTTTGACTAAAGCTGATCGTATTAATGAACAACAAAAACAGGCTGTCTTAGATCGAATTAATAAAATTAATCAAAAAGCACTTATTTTTGAAGCAATCCAAGGGCAAATACCTAAGCAAGAGTGGCTCGATATTCATGCTTTTGATTTAAGTGATGAGCTAGAACTCAATAAAGGCTTTTTTGTTATTGATACATCTAAACAACTCATGGCTGATTTTAAACCTTTTTCAGTAAACAACACTAAACAGTCATGGAATGATGATATCTGTTCTTATGTTTTTGAAGCTGGTGAACTAGATTTAAAGAAAATTGGCTCATTTACGGAACAACTGATTGAACACTATGGCAATGACATGTTGCGTTATAAGGGTGTATTGGCGATCAAAGATCAACCTCAACGCTTGATCGTACAGGGCGTGCATAAAGTAGTAGGATTTGATTATGGTGCGCCATGGCAATCAGCGAATGAACGTATCTCAAGATTCGTTATTATCAGCCGAAAATTACCTTTTGAACAACTTGAAAAAGAATTTTTAGCAACGATAGCCGATTAA
- the mlaC gene encoding phospholipid-binding protein MlaC: MLRKVLIIVALFFVPVTMAASIDNQNPYKQMQIAADEVFTTINSEAAKIKTNPDLLKAIVKKDLLPHIQVKYAAALVLGNYYQSATPEQRNAYFAAFENYLVQAFAQALSMYNGQQYQIESAKDLTDKNMIAIRVLLISSDSAQAPIRLDFQWRKNTISGEWKAYDLIAEGISMISTKQTEWATTLRTGGIDALTKQLQLLANQKIDPNAGVTDTSSAK; the protein is encoded by the coding sequence ATGTTAAGAAAAGTATTAATAATTGTAGCGTTGTTTTTTGTTCCAGTGACGATGGCAGCTTCGATTGATAATCAAAATCCATATAAGCAAATGCAGATTGCTGCTGATGAGGTTTTTACTACGATTAATAGTGAGGCAGCGAAGATCAAAACGAACCCAGATCTTTTAAAGGCGATAGTTAAAAAGGATTTATTACCCCATATCCAAGTAAAATATGCGGCGGCATTAGTATTAGGTAATTACTATCAATCGGCAACTCCAGAGCAACGTAATGCTTATTTTGCTGCATTCGAAAACTATCTCGTACAGGCATTTGCACAAGCATTATCAATGTATAATGGTCAACAATATCAAATTGAATCCGCAAAGGATTTAACCGATAAAAATATGATTGCAATTCGAGTATTACTGATTAGTTCTGATAGTGCACAAGCACCGATTCGTCTTGATTTCCAATGGCGTAAAAACACTATTTCAGGTGAATGGAAAGCGTATGATCTTATTGCTGAAGGTATTAGTATGATCTCAACTAAGCAGACTGAATGGGCAACTACATTACGTACAGGTGGTATTGATGCATTAACTAAACAGTTACAATTATTAGCAAATCAAAAAATTGATCCGAATGCTGGTGTAACTGACACAAGTTCTGCTAAATAG
- a CDS encoding BolA/IbaG family iron-sulfur metabolism protein — translation MTEDNSHFQVIAVGEIFATLSRVKKQQAVYGPLADLIANNSIHALSIKTYTPTEWQRERKLLGL, via the coding sequence ATGACGGAAGATAATAGCCATTTTCAGGTAATCGCTGTTGGTGAGATATTTGCAACACTCAGTCGAGTGAAAAAACAGCAGGCTGTTTATGGACCATTAGCAGACTTAATTGCTAATAATAGTATTCATGCATTATCAATTAAGACTTATACACCCACTGAGTGGCAGAGAGAAAGGAAGTTACTCGGGCTATAG
- a CDS encoding STAS domain-containing protein, which translates to MSASVTIEQKSTTLYLIGILDNHTLERVWLQYSHFSHIDLIDVSALTRVDSSGLALLTYLCLKYDAVLRGATPQLRTLVELYDLEPVVFLNSTNLNNE; encoded by the coding sequence ATGTCAGCTAGCGTTACGATAGAACAAAAATCTACTACACTATACCTAATCGGTATTTTAGATAATCATACGCTTGAACGAGTTTGGTTGCAGTATTCGCATTTTAGTCATATTGATCTCATTGATGTTTCAGCTCTTACCCGCGTTGATTCATCGGGTCTTGCGCTACTGACCTATTTATGCCTCAAATATGATGCAGTACTACGTGGCGCAACACCACAGTTACGCACGCTGGTTGAATTATATGATCTTGAACCTGTTGTTTTTTTGAATTCAACTAATTTAAATAATGAGTAA
- a CDS encoding YbdD/YjiX family protein, whose amino-acid sequence MFDNLAKAGKYLGQAAKLMIGIPDYDTYVQHMKLTHPEQTPMTYEEFFKERQEAKYGGKGGFKCC is encoded by the coding sequence ATGTTTGATAACTTAGCCAAAGCGGGTAAATACCTTGGGCAAGCAGCTAAATTGATGATAGGCATACCAGACTACGATACTTATGTACAGCATATGAAACTGACTCATCCCGAGCAAACACCGATGACCTATGAAGAGTTTTTTAAAGAACGCCAAGAAGCCAAATACGGTGGTAAAGGCGGCTTTAAATGTTGTTAA